Genomic DNA from Theobroma cacao cultivar B97-61/B2 chromosome 3, Criollo_cocoa_genome_V2, whole genome shotgun sequence:
TGAGGAATAACAGAAGTACAAGGCAAAAATGCgttggaaaaattcaagattgACAAGGAGAGTTGGTAGCCCCTGGATTTTTCTCGTATTATTGTTGATGCAAGTCATTTGATGTTTTTAACCTGTTCATTTCTGTACAGGAGATTCTTCTCCATTGAATGTTTGTGGTGTTAATTTTCAATAAGCATCGAAACATGGGCAGTCAATGCCTTATCTTCTCTGTGTTCCTAACTTATACGCTGGTCCTTAAGCTTGATTTTAAGGTTCCTGGTTACTCAAGTATGTTCCACCTGGTGTTAACAGATCATGATGTTGCCTTCATAGCTGAGTTTATTGATCACTTTTTCTACCTGGTTGGAAGCCCCCGTTTGATTATCCCTCGACTGGAACTGCGAGTCCCTTTGGTGAGTTTTCAGTTTCCAGAAACTGCAAAACCTCAATGGCATGCCCATGGGATTCGGTGCTAACTAGTGATCCTGCAGTGATCTTTGCGAAAGACATTGTCTCTGGTCTAAATACAAGCCTCCAAGGAGGTGTCATTCAAGCCTAAGATGGTTTTCATAACGAGTATCATTCTTCTATGGAAGATCAAGAGTCACATGCATCAGTTGTTTCAGAGATACTGGTTGAGGAGACTTCCACTAAGAATGCTAGATCCACTGAGGCTGCTGATTCGAATATAAATGGAATCTCTAAAGATTTTGGAGGATGTATCTCTGAACAAGACCTTCAGGACACTTATTGTGATGAATGCAACTCGAGAAGAAATGATAGCAGTGCTGAAGAGTGCATACCAGTTAATGAATTTGTGAAGAGTTCAGGGTTTTCCTAAGCAGGGAATCAAATGTTATGTGCTTGCCAAGTAGCCGCTTATCCCCGATAACAGTGGACAAAGATCTGGATGTTAAATTAAAGCTGGAGCTTGATGCATTAGAGGCACAGTATCAAAATTGGTGTCGAGCTTTTTAGGAGGCATTGAAGGTCTCCGGTTCGAGTTTGGGCGATGCCACTGCACTGTTTTCTGTCAAATCTTTTAGCAAAAAGTGGACAACAAAattggaagagaaaaaaatttacgCCATCGCCGGGATCAAACCCAGGTCGCCCACATGTCAGGTAAGAATACTTACCACTCTACGATGACAACCTTACTGAGTTTTGTCAGTCATACAAATTTCGAGACTAGTAAGCACTCCTTGCATGTAAAAGAATATGAAATAATACTCAAAAAAAACTTttgtattatttaaaaattttaaataaatttttatgtttctaTTCGATTCAATTGAGACGAAATAATCGTATCATCATATGGTATTAATATACCATGTTATTATCCATTATAATATGtcaatatattaaattaataccAATCAACattatatacaaaattataattgatattttaactaaatcaatcattagatataaaattttattttatttaaaataaaaatatataaatttatttgaacaATATAAAAcgataagaatttatttaaattttttttaagatattaTGCCAAGAATAATATATATCCAACTCCcatctttttattattcttgtaTATGTAGGGAGTGGTGAACATTTGTTTTGTAGTTTTGCTTGAGtgaaaaaatcaacaaagtCCGTTATAGTATGGTGGTAAGTATTCCTGTTTGTCAACGGCAcctcctttttttctcttccaatTGTCTGTTTTAAGTTTAAGTATGATCAAAAGCTGGACATATATAAACTTTTGTGAACATAAGAGCGCCTAATACTAAGAGATTTACATTTCATTATTTCAAGAAAGATTGACTTCCgttcttctcttctttatcATGTAAATATTTCTCAGAGGCAATTAAGCTTAACCAATCTGCAGACAAGAAAAAGCAAATTATGTGtgtatattataaataaaggaAGGGTACTGAAATGTATTATATGCTTGATCTTATGAGAATATCAAATATGGAATGATACCAGACCTATTGATGATGGGTATTTGCTTCTTGAAGGTTGCTCTGCATTGGTTGGCCGAGATATGGGCGAGAGGGAGGCAGACTTACAAGCTGAAGCACGCTAATTGGTTGCTCTTCTCCAAGGAATGGGAACTGATTCAACACTTGCTGTTGCTTCTCTTCCAGCATATTTGCTTCAATTGGAACTTGTTGCTGCCTTGATGACGCCTGCTTCTCCTCTATCTGATTAACAACAAATACCACATAACTGTTACTTATGTTACAGCTTTTACAAGCTATACATTGATCTTTTCCAaggtaattaatttttagacCATGTACTCACCCAATGGCAAAGTTGGTTGTTTTCCACTTCCATTTTTTCAACCTAGACATATATTCACAGAAAggacaaattaaaattgtaaatCTTAACTAGGTTCTAATTAATAACATTGATGGTGCATGCACACACCAGGCAAGGTTTAGTCTTACATTTCTTTCTAGATTGTCCATTTGCAGTTTCAAGAGCTGCTCCTGTGCGATAAGATTATGTAAAAGGTAAGAATATGTTCTCTTAATACCAAATCCAAGCCATCTCCTTTCCAATTGTAATTAACTACGATCATTTAATAGCAGATTCTTCAACATTTTGTATCTGTTCACACACTCATAATAATGAGAAAGAAGGGAACAAAAgagagggggggggggggaggaTACCTTCCTAGCTCGGACCTTGTTAATTGAGTATTCCAGTTGCTGTTCAAGCTCTTCTAAATCCTCAATTTTTAACGAATTCAACTCACTGCCATTGAGGTGGTTCAAGCTAAGTTCCAAACAATGGCTTTCTCTTCTTAGTTTCTCAGACATATTTTGCTGCATTTTCATGTTTAGAACGAAGATCATCAAAATTCAAGTTTGATATCCAAATGTTTAAATGTTGATTAACTGAGAAGGATTTACCAAGCCACTCTGTTGAGGAGTTTGAGTCCCTTTGGCAAGTTGATATCTTTCTATGATTTGTTCCATGCTGTAGgatataaagaaaatgatcATCTTCAAACAAAATGAAGTATCTTCATGAGATGGATAACAGTAGTTAAAGAGGAAGAAACATAACAATGAAGATTAAAGAGAGTGTGAAACAAAAGTACTGGAACCTTAGTGGTTGAGTGCAGTAGTCAAACAACTCCCCAGTGCTTGAGAAGATAATGAGCCCAATTTCGGCATCACAAAGCACAGAAACTTCATGGGCTTTCTTAAGCAAACCTGCTCGAAATTTTGAGAATGTAACTTGCCTGTTAGTTGTGTCCTCAATCAACTTCATCTCTATCTTGCTACGCCCCATGATTGCACTATACTTCCTCTTTCTTATCAGAGAGATATAGAGATTTGAGATCAGGCAGAAGGCTTGCCCCTTTTCTGTGATAAGATTTTCGGTCAATGactcaaaacaaaaattagaCCAAACACCTATCCAGTAATTAACTTAGACTAACTTTGAAGGCAGACCCTTTTGGTGGATATTTAAAATGGACTGCTTGGCTTGCTCGTAGAATCTGTTAGGATCacggaaaaaggaagaagagaagTTCTGTTTTTTGCTGTCAGGCTAAATGTTGAAGAAGTGTAACGTTGGGTTAGGCTAGGTTTCTGAGTTTTTACTTTAAACTTAGCTTAACCACTTAGACATGCAGATTGTCATGTGAGTCGTCAGATAGAGATCGCTGATATATATCATGATGATGAAGCCATTTACAATCCTAttaattcaaagaaaaaactcTGAcaatatatagagagagagagagctttGGAGTTCCATGGCGGTGAGTAGGGGTGGAAGGTGCTTATTCTGTGAACAACTTAATTGTCCAAATTCTATGTTCCCGGCCAAAGCAAACAGAGTGATGGCAATAAGAAAACCAGTATTCTTGTTTTGACATTAAGATTAGTacactttctttttcctcccaaaactttctttttagtattagtatatatatattcttctCATAGTAATCCTTTCTTTGTCATGCATGCTGAAGCTCTGTGATGTTATACGCAAGAAGATTAATTATTCATCCAAAAAGGTTTACGAGATAAAAAAGAGGGGTTAAGTCATGTGGGAATGCTTACGGTTTTCAAGTAATTAAGAGCAAACGAAACTTAGCTAGCTGTTTGAATATTGTCAAAATTGCCTGAAGCAAAATTGTGACTCTTTTTCGTAATAGGGAAAGGCTAATTGGGCTTAGCATTGGTTAGAAAACCTCGACCACAAGGAAGAACCTTGGACCAGACCTGCTGGAGATTAAAAGACCAAAATTGATTCAATATTTCATTTGAACAATATTTTATGCAACAAATTCAATGTGGAATTTTGTTAGGACCAGATTAAACAAATGGATCCAAactgtttttgtttctttgcaATTTTTAAGGTCTAATTTTCTACCTAGTGGAAAATAAGGCAAAAGGTGTGATCCCCATGGCATACAAAGGCAAAAATCACCATTCTAATTGCCTTCACGCGTCGAAGGAAAAGATAACAAATTGAGGCTTTGAAACATTgtaatttcatcaagggcATGGTGGTgttgttttttctttgatagAGATTGGAGGTTTGTTTCATGTCCACTTCAACCTTTTCAGTTTAACATAACCCTTTCAGTTCCAGTCCATTTGAATTATCAAAACTCTTAATCTCTCTGTTCTCTCTCTGAATCTGTAAGAGCATGAGCATATCATCCAATACGGGCTCTCtatctcttttctttcataGGAAAGAATCTTTCTGTCTATTTCTGGCTAGTTTGACCAAGCTGCACCATATTTCTTTGCTGAATTCTGGATGGTGGATCCACATTTATTAAGCGTGTTAGTTTCAACAATCTGCTTCTCGTCCCTTCTGACTTGAATATCTAGTCGACTTCATCAAATGGGTGGGAATGCTTTTTGGACATCTGATGCTAACATAAACATGATGACCTAAATTTGTTGGTTTGCAAGTGAGAAAACCATCTGTCATCCAATTCAGAACCACATATGAAATATAAGTAACCATTTCTTTGTTTAATCTTCATACAAATATACAATCATTATGACCAAAACTAAGGTGGTGATGGTGGTGTGGTCGAGAGATTGAGAGGTTCACTTTTGTATGGATGCTCGCCCCCTGTAAAACCTTAAATATGATAACCGTGACAACTTTCAATACTATAAACTGCAAACAGGTGTGCTTGGGAATTGGGCAGCGAGGAAGCATGGCTTTGTTCCAAGGATCGCAAAGTTTAACAACTCTAAAGGTGTAGAAAATTATGTACATGTATCTTCTAACGTCACAACGCTAGACATGCGACAGAATAAAGAGCCCACGTTTGAGAACGGTAACTCTgctgtttgattgaatccgatattgaggaaaaaagaaatatccaAAGTCACGGAGCTATCTTTGTCTCAATTTATCATTGCTAATTATgttgaaaggagaaagaaacaTTAGAAAATATGTACTCTACTTGTAGGAGTCTTTGAAACTACCATTCATCATACAACTTGACACTATCAACTTCTTCAGACTAGTTTAGCTCCACAAAAAGGCTGGCCTGAGGATGTAATCCTGCCTCTTTCAATGACAAAGAGCGCTTCTCTGGACCATAAGCAACTCGAGGGAAGTTGGACACAAGGCTGTAATCCTCAACTTCTAAGCAACCCAAAGAATCAACATAGTCATAAAGTGATTGGATTGTCACCGTACAGTGAAACCTCCTTTCTTTGCGTTCACCAGTAGGAAAGCGTACCAAAACCTGATTTGCCAACAGAACATGCACACATTTAACTTggaaatcaataaaataaattgtgtcaatagGGAAACTTGAAAAAAGCAGGGGATCAGggagaagggaaaaaaaataaaatgttacgGTCATATCATTGCAAGTTTGCAACAGAATGACAGATCATTTGAACTAAGATATAAAAGGTGCTTAAACCAGCATAACTAGAACTAAAAACAATTAAGCAAATCCAAAGAAGGAAATTACTTGTGTAACATTTGGTCCTTTCTCAGGTTCATCACCAATTGACAAGGCTTTCTCTTGCTGCATTCTAGCTCGGGCTGCCTCTTTTTCAGCAGCTTCACGTGCTGCTCTTTCACGagcctcttcttcttccttacgTTTCAGCTCAGCTTCTGCAGCTTCCCTTTCCAGACGTTCTTGCTCCTCTCTCCTCTGCCGTTCCCTAGCCTAACGTCATAAAAGGAGTGACAAGGTTAAGATAGAGGAATATCATCAGTCAAATGACACTTTTTTAAAGCAATAAATCCTATTAGTGAGAAAAAGAGGATTATaggttttcatttttaatcttGGAATATCATGATagcaatgaagaaaaaatgaagtaTGTCATCTGGCCCAAATGAAGTAAACATTACTAAAGCAACTAAGATTAAAAAAGCAGCCTACTTGATCAGCTTCAAGTGCTGCTTGGTAAGCAGCATCTTGCTCCTCCCTTAAGCGCATGTTGTTTCTTCTCTCTTCTGCATCCAACCTTGCTGCAACAAGGACAGGGGCACTTTCTTCAAGCACTCTCTGTAGCATCATGAGCATTTCTTCAGGAGATTTTGGTCCCTCAACCTGCAGAGAAAGAGAATAGTTCATTGTAATACTCAATAGGCAAGACCACCATTCACAATATTGGCATTCCTGGGGTTCTGTACATTCTGAAGTAAAGGGCAAAGAGACCAAGGTTCAAGAAAGAGGTAACTTCATGCAGCATCTACTATAAAGCTGGAGCGAGTGCATATGGGAAACTAAAAGTTAGTCAAGATGAGCTAAAACTGCTTGCTTTTTAACTGCAGAATCTTTTGCCTTCTCTTTTCTAAGGGTTCCTCTCAAATAGCTTCAGATATGAAGGTAAAATTCCTAACAAGAACAATACTTAGTGAAATGAGCAAAAAGATATTTTCATCACATAGCATATAGTTATGCTGCTATTGGTGATCATCACCCATAATCAACTAGTATAAATTAATACAATTGGCAGCTTTGTGTCAAGCCTCTTAAATCCTCATTCAAAATTTAGGTGGAATGTAAAATAAGACAATGctaataaaagtatataaaCCTGACTTGTAAAAGAGAACAAGTTTAGACACACACTATCACAAAGAGATAAACTCATTCAATCAACCATTTATAATGGCAAGTCAAGGGAAAGCAAACTGAAAGTTGAAGATAATGTCGAATGCTACTAAAGTTTCAAATAAGTTTTCTAAAACATATACAAGCAAACATAATTAACATGTAATTTGTAATGAAGGAAGCATGATTTAGGTTTAGGCTGCATCTCAAATGCAAAGAAACTAAAAGGTACTACCAGACAGAAGTATGATATAAGTCTCAAAATGACTTATGACAGGATATGGGGAGCTGGTAGCTGGAATACCAAATATCAAATAAGATaagcttcattttttttttttttgctcactCAAAATAAGAAGATTTGTTAGATGAAAGAAAATACAAAATGATTCATAACAGAGAAAAGATTATTTATTCagcaatttcttttctttaacaaaTAATGATATGCATAGTTTTTGGCCATGTAAAACTTAACTTCCTGTCTGAGTAAATCAATATGCCTAGTATTGACAATTACATCTAAGCAGAACCACCATGAAAAATTGACAATTAGATTGAAATCTCtgattttcatccatttatccACTACCAATGTGATTAATTGCACTcataaatttatctaaaagCATGAACTATAGGTCAACTACAGTTTCTGACTTTTGCGAGAGGATAACCGATCACTGTGATCTTTCGCACTCAAAAACAGTAACAAATTACATTATCAACAATTTTATCCAAAACAGCAGAGAGAATTACAGGGTTGATACCTGTTGAAGAAGCGCGATCCTCTGATTAGTAGCGGGCATAACCACGGCACAAAACGGGAACCTGGAGGCTTTAAAGCTATTACTCATCTTGAAACCTTCACTAGCCCTAATGCTCCCGCCCCACGCCACGAAATTCTCATTCACAAAGGACCCCACGGCCTCCGAACACAACGTCTGTTCGCAGAATACAGGCGAATCCGGATGCTCCGGCGAGTGCAAATACACAAACAACAGCTTAAACGCGTTCCTCGACCTCTGCAACGCGTCCATGAAACCCTCGCCGACAAAATTCGGCCGCCTCGTTCCGTACTCTCTCTCAAAAGCCGCCACGAAATCCATCGCTTCAGAAGCCGCAGCTGAGACCGACACTAATCGTGCCGATGATTCCCCGCCCCGCCCCGATCCCAGCCCGATCATCCCAAGGGAATACGAAAGAACTCCGCCCGCTGCCCATAAGCCAAGCCCAACAGCGCCCGAAATTAAACCTATACTACCGGATATCACGGAGATCGGTAATGTAATGAGTTTCCACGCTAAACCGGGGGAGGGAGCGGCAACGAGACCAGAACCGGAGGCGGATTCGGTCCGGTTAAGTGATTCGCGAGGCTCTGAGTCAGAGTTAGCAGTTGAAGCGGAGTTTTGATTGGCGGAGGTGAAAGAAGAGATGGCGAGTTCGAGGTCCCAACCATGGGCCTGAAGGATCTCCGTACACAAATCGGGATCTTCGAGGCCCGTGATCGCTTGAAAATATGCCAATTTATCGGCTACATCAACCATTTCTCGAcaatttaacaaaatatagggtttttttttcttactcgCTAGAAATGAAGAAtaagaacaagaagaagacGATGCgacttttcttccttcttgttCGGGTGGGGCGGAGGGTTGAGTTTATTTACGTAAAAATGGCCTGGAATGTTCTGAGCAATGTTGGGGGTTCATAGATTGAGGAAGATCGGGCTCAAATGGTTTGGTATCGCCTACCAGAACTGGGCGGCAGAGTGTTGTGATATTACAAACCTACCATTGCCTTTTGCTGATGACTTCGACCTTGTCTCTTTGAGTTTTTAGTCTAAAACTTCTTAACGGTCATGAAACGACGCGTTGTGAGATATGCGAGTCGACGTCGTTTGGTGTTTGACTTcgttgacaatacaatgagaACGTTGCTTCCTCCGTTTTGGACCTGTCGACTGTTAAGGACTCAAGCGTGGACGGCCTTGACCCATGCAGATGGATTTGTAGGCCGAAATGCGGCATCACTACATAAGATATGTTTTtataccaaaaagaaaagaccatGATCTTCAGTATCCCTTAACATTAGATATCATTATCATAATGTggcaaaaaattttctattaatatccattttcttcattaattttttccttaatctgtaaaaatttatttatccaaATCTACATGTAAACTTATACGGCAGATCTACATGTTCATGTCATACAACATTCCCAACTCAAAAATTGTTAAGGGATAGTGAATAACTCATTACATTTCCTCAATCAAAACTTTTCCCTTGTTTTCTGCTTTATTCTCCCTTTTCGAAAAGCTTTTACTGCCTCCATAATCCATGAATGAACTCTTTTCTGCTTTTACCATGGCTCCTAAAGAAGACCATGCTTCCCCTGGTTGCTCATGAACCCAACACATAATGAAATGAACCTTCCTCTCAGCAAGCTTCAACTTGCTTTTGATTTCCGCTTTCCTCAACATTCTTGGCTTCTCGGATTTCAACTCCTTTTCCCCAGCCTGAATCATCCTTTGCAGATCAAAAAGCATACAGATTAAAGCAGGACCTCCAAGAGAAAGTAGGGTTGCTACATCATCAACAAGGGCCAATCCAAATTGCAAGCCACCAATATGCCTATAAGCTGGGGAGCAAGTTTGCTCCAAGCAATAAGACACAGCTTCCCGCACAGTTTCTGGCTGTCCAGCTTGACCCAATACACAGGATATACTCAATACCACCATTGCTGATCCTATGGCATCAGATTGCCATTCTCCATTGTAGACACGAAGTGTGAAGCAGTAGCTATACACAATGTCAACCAAATGAACAGCTAAAAGCGGAGATGGCTCTGTAGAAATAAGCTTGCGAAGTGAAGGGAGTGGAGTTTCAGGGCCAACAGGAATTCCACTTGATTCGTTGCTTTCTAGATCATCTTCTGGTGGCACTGATGCTTCCAGGTTGGCAATAGGTTGTACAAGCCGAGTTCCATCCCTACTTAGACAGATTGTTCCAGCAGCTGGGTTTAACCACCAAGGATCCCAGGGCTCAATCATCTTACTCAATTCTCCAGATGCCACAGCTTTTTGGAACCGCTTCTTCTCTTCAAGAGACAAATCATCAAAACTAACTTCACGTCCTGtagaaagaaaacaacaaattaaCTCGAATTTAAGTTCAAGCAAAAAGAACATAATCCGCAAGATAAATCAATGTAACATCAGATGAACAAATAAAACTTAGCATTTTGAATCTAATACCTGACAAAATCTTCTGAATAGTCTCATCGGAAAGAGTCGAATCTGCcgacaaagaaaagaagaattcaGATTACATTTTCATGGATAGACGATTCAATCAAGACTTGTTACAGGCAAGCTaacaaatcaaagaaaagttcttaagaattaagaataaaataccatcatcatcttcatccAAAG
This window encodes:
- the LOC18606001 gene encoding MADS-box protein defh21, giving the protein MGRSKIEMKLIEDTTNRQVTFSKFRAGLLKKAHEVSVLCDAEIGLIIFSSTGELFDYCTQPLSMEQIIERYQLAKGTQTPQQSGLQNMSEKLRRESHCLELSLNHLNGSELNSLKIEDLEELEQQLEYSINKVRARKEQLLKLQMDNLERNVEKMEVENNQLCHWIEEKQASSRQQQVPIEANMLEEKQQQVLNQFPFLGEEQPISVLQLVSLPPSRPYLGQPMQSNLQEANTHHQ
- the LOC18606002 gene encoding plant UBX domain-containing protein 10 — protein: MVDVADKLAYFQAITGLEDPDLCTEILQAHGWDLELAISSFTSANQNSASTANSDSEPRESLNRTESASGSGLVAAPSPGLAWKLITLPISVISGSIGLISGAVGLGLWAAGGVLSYSLGMIGLGSGRGGESSARLVSVSAAASEAMDFVAAFEREYGTRRPNFVGEGFMDALQRSRNAFKLLFVYLHSPEHPDSPVFCEQTLCSEAVGSFVNENFVAWGGSIRASEGFKMSNSFKASRFPFCAVVMPATNQRIALLQQVEGPKSPEEMLMMLQRVLEESAPVLVAARLDAEERRNNMRLREEQDAAYQAALEADQARERQRREEQERLEREAAEAELKRKEEEEARERAAREAAEKEAARARMQQEKALSIGDEPEKGPNVTQVLVRFPTGERKERRFHCTVTIQSLYDYVDSLGCLEVEDYSLVSNFPRVAYGPEKRSLSLKEAGLHPQASLFVELN
- the LOC18606003 gene encoding zinc finger HIT domain-containing protein 2, with amino-acid sequence MAETILTSENLSNPSPLNPPSRVICHVCQKQFSQYTCPRCNSRYCSLHCYKSHSLRCTESFMQENVVEELRQLQPDDEIKRKMLEILKRFHSEEETHTLDEDDDDSTLSDETIQKILSGREVSFDDLSLEEKKRFQKAVASGELSKMIEPWDPWWLNPAAGTICLSRDGTRLVQPIANLEASVPPEDDLESNESSGIPVGPETPLPSLRKLISTEPSPLLAVHLVDIVYSYCFTLRVYNGEWQSDAIGSAMVVLSISCVLGQAGQPETVREAVSYCLEQTCSPAYRHIGGLQFGLALVDDVATLLSLGGPALICMLFDLQRMIQAGEKELKSEKPRMLRKAEIKSKLKLAERKVHFIMCWVHEQPGEAWSSLGAMVKAEKSSFMDYGGSKSFSKRENKAENKGKVLIEEM